A portion of the Burkholderia sp. GAS332 genome contains these proteins:
- a CDS encoding amino acid ABC transporter membrane protein 2, PAAT family: MIELVRQYWQAYLYTDGYRYSGLVITLWLLVASIALGFCLAVPLAVARSSRNRFISGPVWLYTYVFRGTPLYVQLLLCYTGLYSLQIVHAHALLDTFFRSAMNCTLLAFALNECAYATEIFAGAIKSTAYGEIEAAQAYGMSRFKLYTRIILPSALRRALPNYSNEVILMLHATTLAFTATVPDILKVTRDVNSATYASFQAYSIAAVLYACIVFTLVWAFRRMETRLLAYLKPQEH; this comes from the coding sequence GTGATCGAACTCGTCAGGCAATACTGGCAAGCCTACCTGTACACCGACGGTTACCGGTACAGCGGCCTTGTCATCACTCTATGGTTGCTGGTCGCGTCGATTGCACTGGGATTCTGTCTCGCCGTCCCGCTGGCGGTGGCCCGGTCGTCGCGCAACCGCTTCATCTCCGGACCCGTCTGGCTCTATACGTATGTGTTCCGCGGCACACCGCTCTACGTGCAGTTGCTGCTTTGCTATACGGGGCTCTACAGCCTTCAGATCGTCCACGCACACGCCCTGCTCGACACGTTCTTCCGTAGTGCGATGAACTGTACGCTGCTGGCCTTTGCGTTGAACGAATGCGCTTACGCCACGGAGATATTTGCCGGCGCAATCAAATCGACCGCTTATGGCGAAATCGAGGCCGCGCAGGCTTACGGGATGTCCCGATTCAAGCTCTACACCCGGATCATCCTGCCGTCCGCGTTGCGGCGCGCGCTACCCAACTACAGCAACGAGGTCATCCTCATGCTGCACGCGACAACGCTCGCTTTCACGGCCACCGTCCCTGACATCCTGAAGGTGACGCGCGACGTGAACTCGGCAACCTACGCATCGTTCCAGGCCTACAGCATTGCTGCTGTGCTGTACGCCTGCATCGTGTTTACGCTGGTCTGGGCGTTTCGCAGAATGGAAACACGCTTGCTGGCCTATTTGAAGCCGCAAGAGCATTGA
- a CDS encoding amino acid ABC transporter membrane protein 1, PAAT family — MFFHGFGPLLLAGTWETVKLAVLSLAASFLLGLGGAAAKLSPNRALSHLGTLYTTLIRSVPDLVLMLLLFYGIQILLNNLTDALGFDQIDIDPFVAGVITLGFIYGAYFTETFRGAFLSVPRGQLEAGFAYGMSSWRVFTRIMFPQMMRFALPGIGNNWQVLVKATALVSIIGLADVVKASQDAGKSTLEFFFFTLTAGAIYLVITTVSNLVLIWLEKRYSTGVRRAVL, encoded by the coding sequence ATGTTCTTTCACGGTTTTGGCCCGCTTCTCCTTGCGGGCACATGGGAAACAGTCAAGCTGGCGGTGTTGTCGCTGGCTGCCTCGTTCCTGCTGGGTCTCGGCGGCGCCGCGGCGAAGTTGTCGCCGAACCGCGCCCTCTCTCACCTCGGCACGCTCTACACGACGCTGATTCGCTCCGTTCCCGATCTCGTGTTGATGCTGTTGCTGTTCTACGGCATTCAGATCCTGCTCAACAATCTGACTGACGCCCTCGGTTTCGATCAGATCGACATCGACCCCTTCGTGGCCGGCGTCATCACACTAGGCTTCATCTACGGCGCGTACTTCACCGAGACGTTCCGGGGCGCCTTTCTCTCCGTTCCGCGCGGACAGCTCGAAGCAGGCTTCGCGTACGGCATGAGTTCGTGGCGCGTCTTTACCCGCATCATGTTCCCGCAAATGATGCGCTTCGCTCTGCCTGGCATCGGCAACAACTGGCAGGTGCTGGTCAAGGCCACCGCGCTGGTCTCGATCATCGGTCTCGCCGACGTGGTCAAAGCGTCGCAGGACGCGGGCAAGAGCACGCTTGAATTTTTCTTTTTCACGCTGACAGCAGGCGCGATCTATCTGGTGATCACGACGGTGTCTAACCTCGTGTTGATCTGGCTGGAAAAACGCTACTCGACAGGTGTCCGGAGGGCCGTACTGTGA
- a CDS encoding amino acid ABC transporter substrate-binding protein, PAAT family translates to MKKLALCLALAAIATGAYAKDWSTIRFGVDASYPPFESKGADGKLTGFDIDLGNQICARLKAKCVWVENDFDGMIPALKAKKFDGVLSSMSMTPQRAEQVTFSDKLFNTPTRLIAKKGSTLLPTPESLAGKTIGVEQGTIQETYAKTYWEPKGARIVPYQNQDQVYTDLLSGRLDGALQDAVQADIGFLNTPRGAGFQFAGQDIVDAKILGNGAGIGMRKDDVDLKEKIDKAIADIIKDGTYKAIEKKYFVFDVYGS, encoded by the coding sequence ATGAAGAAGCTCGCCCTGTGTCTCGCGCTCGCAGCCATCGCCACTGGCGCCTACGCAAAAGACTGGTCCACCATCCGCTTCGGAGTCGACGCCAGTTACCCGCCGTTCGAATCGAAGGGTGCCGACGGCAAACTGACCGGCTTCGACATCGATCTCGGCAACCAGATCTGCGCACGTCTGAAGGCCAAGTGCGTGTGGGTCGAAAACGACTTCGACGGCATGATTCCCGCGCTGAAGGCGAAGAAGTTCGACGGCGTGCTGTCGTCCATGTCGATGACGCCGCAACGCGCCGAACAGGTCACCTTCTCCGACAAGCTCTTCAACACGCCGACGCGCCTCATTGCGAAGAAAGGCTCGACCCTGCTGCCGACACCGGAATCGCTGGCGGGCAAGACGATCGGCGTCGAACAGGGCACGATCCAGGAAACCTACGCCAAGACCTATTGGGAGCCGAAGGGCGCGAGGATCGTACCGTACCAGAACCAGGACCAGGTCTACACCGACCTGCTCTCCGGCCGCCTTGACGGCGCCTTGCAAGACGCCGTGCAAGCCGACATCGGCTTCCTGAATACGCCGCGCGGCGCGGGCTTCCAGTTCGCCGGCCAGGACATCGTCGACGCGAAGATCCTCGGCAACGGCGCCGGCATTGGCATGCGCAAGGACGACGTGGACCTGAAGGAGAAGATCGACAAGGCCATCGCCGACATCATCAAGGACGGCACCTACAAAGCCATCGAGAAGAAGTATTTTGTCTTCGACGTATACGGCAGCTAA